cACATACTCCCAAAGGCTTCGTCTTCAACCCACCACAACCAACCAAGACTACCTCTGTAGGACTCAATGATGGACTTTTCAACACTCCTGCATGCAACAGTTCAGGTAAGACCCTAGAGCTCAAGGTACAAGCCATGGACCCACTGTCAAGCATAGCTCTCACTTCCACTTCTCCTCCTATTAACACCTTGGCATAGAATAAATCATCATACGGGGaaagtctctgtgtgttctgcatTATGATACTCTTCTCAGTCTCCATTTCGTCACAAACACTTTTATATACAGACTCCAAATCAACAGCAACATCAATCGGCTCAGCTGAGCCCTGAATAGTCTGGGCTGGGTAAGGCAACGTATTGGGTGCTTCCATGTAGGTTCTCACAGCAGGCATGGTGATCGGCATGACAGCACCAACTTCCTGCTTCATTGTTGTGATGTCTGGGGTCACCTTAGATAAGTGAAGAGTACCTCTGCTCCCTCCTGTATTCATCCAACCTCTCAAGAACATATGCAGCGGTCCACTGCTGTAATGGCTTGCACTTAAAGATAAGGGACAGTTCAGCATTAGGGCAATGTCTGATGAACATGACTGTGAGGTCACGAGATGGGTCTTCAACACTTTTTTTCTGTCTCTTTAGACAATATTCAGCAACCTCCATAGCCCTGTTTAGTCTGAGCCAATATCCAAATGGTTGTTCATCAGTCAGAGGTAATGTGGCATAAAAGTCAGCAAGGGGCATGCTTGAAAAAACAGTGTCACTAAAATGTTGTTTCAGTATGTCAAAGATGGGACTCGGGCCTTTAGATAAATCAATGGAGGGATTGCTGCGTATGCCCACTTTAACAACATCGCGGGCCTTCCCATAAGCCTGCCCATAACCTCAACTGCATGGTCCATCACAGACACGCCCCTCTTACGCATGTAAACCATTACCATATCCTCCCACTCATGCACGGTGCACTTTTCAGAGCCACCCCCCCGGAAAGTACACCGGTTCCCTGATATCAGACTTCAATACCAGGTTCAGGCCTGACACATCCATACCCCTAGAGCTGCATACACTCCCCATAACATTGTCCCCAACATGTCCAACAATTGCCTTTGACTCCAAACAGGAGGCAATGTTCTCCCCAATGGAATGACCAATCTGCTGTACTATGTCTGCTATGAAACCCATGGAGACCTCCCCACTCCCTGTATTTGGCAAAACTCTTTCATACACATCCTTGGGCATGTCCATGGGTAAACTATCATCAAAACCCTCCAGTTTAGGCATAGGTGTAGAAGTAACTGGAATTTTGGCTGAACCCCTACCAACAGATGGTGACAGATTAAATGACAGGAAACCCCTACTTCTCCCAACACCTTCCATTTTAACAATGGGAAATCAACACcctaataaaaatgtaaatagcaaaacatgtatatctatatatatatatatttttttttacctcacgTCAAAATCTAACCTATATCTAGTACACTGGTAAAACTCACCCTACTTATATCAGATATACATTAGAATTTCAAATAAACAAGTAACACAAAAGAAATCATCAATTTCGATAATAAAACGTTCTAGTGGCGCCCTCTTGTGGTGAAATGCGATATCGCCATAAACTGCACAAGCAACGTCTTATCTGATTCTTCAACGGCAACCACGGCGAAGTTCTGAGATGGAAATCCAGCGAAGGATGATCCGATCCAGAAGAACAGTCACGGCACcactgtaacagtactcttcttgcgttgtgtacaatcagtcatcgacacggaactccaacGTGTAGCACCAGTCATGGAGATTTATTCTGATAGGAAcagcacaaaattgcacgtcatgcaatgcacggctcaccatccaactctttactcacgcacgctggtttggtgcttgttcactggagtagttaccaaaataatacaattacaatataatatatttaacaatgtacctgataggaacagcacaaaattgcacgtcatgcaatgcacggCTCACCacccaactctgcactcacgcactgtacaaaatatatgaatcACTTTTGACGacagtgctttgcaaccaacaacttaacgctggtttggtgcttgttcactgggatgattctaactggaacatcccccctcgtaagcaagctacgcaaaccagccaataagatgccatgttgagtaggtgaaggcaagacaaaactcaaaccaaaaacccattggcttaacaataaagtggcaaggggaatcaccaatataaccgtGTTACACTGGTAAATATGTCCTTATCCTACTTTCCAACCTTTATATAACACAAAGAATGAATTACCAACTGTGAGAAGAGCAGAGGACTGTCTCTGCAGACAGCATTAGAGGTGGTTGCTGCTACTTTATTGAGTGGAGTTCTGGCGACTCCAAAGTGCTTTTCAAAATGAAATTTGACGATGTCCTCTCAGAAATCAATGGATTTGGAAAATTCCAAACAATGATCGTCCTGATTCAGAGCCTCTCTCGCATGACCCTGCCATGTCACTTCTTACTGAATAACTTCATAGCTGCTGTGCCCTCTCACCACTGTGACCTCAGCGCTCTGGATGATGAGGGTGTCTTTGGGAATCTGACCCAGGAGCAGAGACTGACTGTCAGTATTCCAGTACAGGAAGATGGGACTCCAAGCTCCTGCAAGATGTTTCCAGAACCCCAGTTCCACCTCCTGTCCAACTCCAATGACAGTGACCTAGCTACAGTCCCCTGTCAGAATGGATGGGTATATGACAACAGCACCTTCAAATCCACTCTGGCTACAGAGGTAAGTCTCTTCCTTTTCCAGCTATTTTGCTTTCTAGATGGAAAGCATTGAACATGTTGATCACTTTGTAACTGTTCCGTTGTACTCATGACACCAGGGTTATTGTTATGATCTCTTTTAAGTGGGACCTTGTATGCGATAGAAAAGGGATGAACAAAGCGACAGCCACCATTTTCTTCATTGGAGTAATGTGTGGGGCTCCTTTATTCGGTTTCCTCAGTGACAGGTATGTATGCACCATACAGAAAGGACCCTTACTACTTCACACAAACTTGCGTATACAcaccaaggttattatagtaaacgaaaactgaaaataaataaaaaataaaattggaAAAATAATTTAGTAAACTGAAAAAAAATGTCAAtcgaaaaaaaacatttgaaactTAACTATACTGAAACTATTATCTATGATGCAGAAAATAactaaaataaaattaaaaaacatCATAAATTGTTTAGTTTTAGTTGTTTTCTTCTAAACTTTGAGCAGAAATCAAATGTTGATGTTTCAAATAGGCCTAGCTTGTACTAGCTATCAGTAGCTAACAGGGAAGAAATTCGAGGGTGTGCATGGAGCATGAATGGGGCAAGCTAGAACAgcttgtgaagttgctggagcCGTTCACAATCCACACCGTCCAACTGGCTGACCAGTGACTGGGCCAAGCTAGAGCAGCTTGTGAAGTTGCTTAAGCCGTTTTCAATCCACATCAACCAACTCCAAAAACTGACAGCCAGTGCAGTGTCTTCTTAACCTTGAGGCAGACTTGCAGTCAACTACGGTTTCAAAACAGTTGGCACAGGTCCTCCTGAAGTCACTGCGTGAGCGCTTTGCATGCATACTGAATCCTCTGGCACTTCGATCCAACCTCTGCAGCAGCTTGTCTGATGGGCCCAAGTGTGTCTGTGGCACTTCGctcaacagagacagagacactgatGAGGGAAGCAGAGTCTTTTTTCCTTCATCAAATCAGAGAGTACAGCTGTGGAGCAGCAGGTCCGCAGGAAGATGCCAGCACAATGAGTCAAGCAAGCATGTCGATCTCAGTGCTTCATGTTTAATATTACATCAACACATGTTTAATATTACATACAAAGTAACATGTCAAAGGTGCCATGTCTTCATTCATCTGTTGTTTTTGACAGATAAAGGTAAAGGTACTTGATTCTCCTTACATCTACTACTAAAGTTAGAAAAgcataacatatgcactatacccacacgtacacatggattttgtgtcgAAGATATgcggtagtagagtaggggccttggcagcagctaatggggatccataatacatTCAAAAACATTCTAAAACTACTGATAATACATGAAACAATGTCCCTTTCCTTTGGCTGGAAAATAGCTGCATAGTTAAaactatttgtatttattaaggatcccaaTTCTCTACACCTCTGCTCTTCTTCGTAATTAATTCTGTGTGTTATATAAAAGTTGGAAAGTAGGATAAGGACATAATTATCAGCATTGTGTTAACCATTCATTGATCCTAAGCAGAGATACAGTACCAGCTGATAAAGCGAAAGCTTGATCCCAATAAATGGGATGTTTTTTCTTCATTTATTTTTAGGCAACTACCATAAACTTTCACATTAGAGGTGCTGAAGTGATAATTCAGCAACACTTTATTTGGAAAATCTGAAATCAATGTTTAGTTTGTAGATGTTCATTAACTCTCAACACCATTTTAACCAACTATCCACTAACACGAACCCTTACTTCAAGCCTATATACCTTACAATAATCAGGGGTCCAGCAGCATTAAGGCAGTTGTATACAATTTcaaatattacatgacattacatttcataacacttttcacaagacgttaagtgtgttccctcaaaCCACTACtgtactatcacatatctacaatacaaaatccatgtgtacatgtgtttaGTGTgcgtgtcttatcatgtgtatgtgtgcctgtgtgtgtgtgtctcttcaaagtcctcactgttccataaggtttaTTTTTATATATTAAAATATGGTTCTACTGCTTGCATTAGTTACATGATGTGGAATAGTGTTCTAtatagccatggctctatgtagtactgtgcacctccaaTAGTCTGTTcctgacttggggattgtgaagagatcTTTGGTGGCACGTATTTTGGGGTAtgaatgggtgtctgagctgtgtgctagtattttaaacagacacctgggtgcattcagcatgtcaacacttcttacaaaaacaagttgTGATGAAGTCAATCGCTCCTCCACTTTGAGCAATGAGAGATTTACatacatattattaatattagctctctgtgtacattttaAGGGCCAGCTGTGGTGTCCTGTTTTGAACCAATTGTAATTGTCAGAGGTCCCtatttgtggcacctgaccacatgactgaacagtattCCAGGTGCTacaaactagagcctgtaggacctgccttgttgatagtgttgcaaAAAGGCAGCACTGCGCTTTATTACCGACagcttctccccatcttagctactattgTATGTTTTGATCATGACAGTCAcatcaacttgctcaatttccacaaaatgtattacaaaatgaggttgaggtttagggtttagtgaatgatttgtcccaaattcaatgctcttagtttaatttttaaaatatttttaggATTAACTTACTTTGCCACCCTTCTCAAACAAACTGCGGCTCTTTGTTAAGtattgcagtgatttcactcacTGTAGCAGCTGTATAGCTGTATAgctgtatagtgttgagtcatccgtatacatagacacactgactTTACTCaaggccagtggcatgtcattaataaagattgaaaaaagtaaggggcctagacagcttcCCTGGTGAAATCCTGATTCTagctggattatgttggagatgCTTCCATCAAAGAACACCCTCTgcgttctgttagacaggtaactctttatccaatatagcagggggtgaaaaatcataacacatacatttttccatcaGTAGACTATGATCGGTAATGtcaaagccgcactgaagtctaacaaaacagcaaTATCTCTCAgcctatttacatttacatttaagtcatttagcagacgctcttatccagagcgacttacaaattggtgcattcaccttaagacatccagtggaacagccactttacaatagcctatcatttgtgtaagtgctgtccTTGTTGAATGTTCTTCcttataagcatgctgaaagtctgtcaatttgtttacagtaaaatagcattgtatctggtcaaacacaatttttcccAAATGCTTacaaagggttggtaacaggctggttggttggctatttgagacAATATTCTTGGGTAGTGGTATTACTTTTGCTTCCTTCCAGGCCTGACAGAACACACTTTCTAGTTGGCTTAGATTGAagatatatagttgaagtcagaagtttacatacaccttagccaaatacatttaaattcaatttttcacaattcctgaaatgtaatcctagtaaaaattccctgttttaggtcagttaggataaccactttattttaagaatgtgaaatgtcagaataatagtagtgagaatgatttatttcagcttttatttctttcatcacagttccagtgggtcagatgtttacatacactcaattagtatttggtagcattgcctttaaattgtttaacttgggtcaaatgtttcgggtagccttccacaagcttcctacaataagttgggtgaattttggcccattcctcctgacagagctggtgtaactgagtcaggtttgtaggcctccttgctcgcacacgctttttaagttctgcccacaaattttctataggattgaggtcagggctttgtgatggccactccaatactttgactttgttgtccttaagccattttgccacaactttggaagtatgcttggggtcattgtccatttggaagatccatctgcgaccaagctttaacttcctgagtgatgtcttgagatgttgcttcaatatatccacatcattttccttccctcatgatgccatctattttgtgaagttcaccagtccctcctgcaacaaagcacccccacaacatgatgctgccaccgctgTGCTTcacgttgggatggtgttcttcggcttgcaagccttcctctttttcctccaaacataacgatggtcattatggccaaacagctctatttttgtttcatcagaccagaggacatttctccaaaaagtacgatctttgtccccatgtgcaattgcaaaccatagtctgtttttttttagaacagtggttttggagcagtggcttcttccttgctgatccgcctttcaggttatgtcgatataggactcgttttgctgtggatatagatacttttgtacttttttcctccagcatcatcacaaagtcatttgctgttgttctgggattgattcgcacttttcgcaccaaagtaggttcatctctaggagacagaacgcgtctccttcctgagctgtatgactaCTGCGTTGTCCCAATGTGTTAtttacttgtgtactattgtttggacagatgaacgtggtaccttcaggcgtttggaaatttgtggtctacaatttattttctgaggtcttggatgatttcttttgattttcacatgatgtcaagcaaagaggcactgagtttgaaggtaggccttaaaatatatccacaggtacacctccaattgactcaaattatgccaattagcctatcaaaagcttttaaagccatgatatcattttctggaattttccaagctgtttaaaggcacagtcaacttagtgtatgtaaacttctggcccactggaattgtgataaagtgaattataggtgaaataatctgtctgcaaacaattgttggaaaaatgacttgtgtcatgcacaaagtagatgtcctaaccgacttgccaaaactatagtttgttaacaataattttgtggagtggttgaaaaatatgtttaatgactccaacctaagtgtatgtaaactatacagttgaagtcagaagtttacatgcactaaggttggacaattgtttaaagacagattatttcacctataactcactatatcacaattccagatgtatttggctaaggtgtatgtaaaagtCAACTGTATTTTTTTAGCCagacaagtcaattaagaacaaattcttatttacaatgactgtctactccagccaaaccctaacgacactgggccaattgtgtgccgcattatgggactcccaatcacagccagttttaatacagcctggaattgaaccagggtctgtagttaagactccagcactgagatgcagtgccttagactgttgtgccactcgggagccctctAGCAAATCGGAGAGGCAATATCATTTGCTATTAttctcagtaattttccatccgaGTTGTCAGACCCCGCTGGCTTGTCATTTTTGATAGACAGCAATAATGTTTTCACCTCTTCTACACTCACTTTACGGACttcaatgcttgtctttcataatttgatcaGTTCTACTTGTATGTGTAGTGTCAgaatttgttgctggcatgtcatgctgAAGTtttctaatcttgccaatgaacaATCATTAAAGgaattggcaatatcagtgggttttgtgatgaatgagccatctgatttaatgaatgatggagctgagtttgcctttctACCCAAAATGACaattaaggtgctccaaagctttatATCATTCCTCTTTTCCTCTTTtagtttcttctttttattcagtttagtcagatgatttctcaatttgcattACGTTttccaatcggttgtgcagccagacttatttgccattcattttgcctcatccctctcaaccatagaatttttcaattcctcatcaatccacagggatttaactgttttcacagtaaaaaaaaatgtaaacggggcatgcttattagtaactggattaagcaatttcataaatatgtcaagtgcagtgtctggatcctcattacacaccatagACCAACAAATCTTTATTTCATACAACATAGGAACAATTACAAAACTTCTTgcatgacctcttatacactatattaggtccAGACTTTGGTGTTCAATTGAATCCTTTACAGAAATGAAATATTCTGATAGTGTCTCGTGTTTAATACCATATTGTTGTGTTTCACTTAGCTGCATTGTGTATAGAAATATGGCAACACTACATCATGATATACTGTACTGATAATTGCCtttataatattttatttttctctGAACAGATTCGGCCGGAGGGCAATGCTGATGGTGGCTTACCTAGCAACTATGGTGTTTGCTTTTACCAGCGCCTTCTCCACCTCCTATGTCATGTTTTGTATCATGAGATTTTTCACCGGAATGACACTATCTGGAATAAGCATAATCTCCATTGTACTCAGTGAGTTAGTCCCTGATTGCGCATTGTATTGTATGGTGTTATACATATTAAAGTGTTATACAGGTAGCCTAGCAATTAAGAGCATtgtgccagtaactgaaaggtcactggttaAAATCCCAGAGCCGACTAAGTGAAAaatcttgagcaaggcacttaatcttAATAGCTCCTGTAAATGCTCTTGACAAGAGTGTCTGGTAAAATGTATAACGCTATTATAGTCTCCCTCTATAAAAGGTTTTAGACCTCAAGGGAATTGATCTTGGTTCAATTTTGGGTTAAATTAAATACACTGGGATTTCATAAATTATTCATATTAAAAGGTTGATGATTGATTTAGTGATATATTGCATGACTGAATGATATTTTCTGTTCCTTCTGTAGCTTCTATGAATATTCAACTTGTTCAACATGAACTTTGACTGTAGAGGCACTCTGCAAATTATGTTGAGACAAATCTGAAAGTAAACACAAAAAAATGGTTGCTTGGTATCAACATCAGTTGCTTTACATTAGATGTAAGTGTTAGCATAAAGATCGGTATTTACTTTAACATTCAAATATAATTAATTCTAAACTCTCTTTCTTGGACATATCTACAGGTGTGGAATGGTTTGACATTCAACACAGGACATTTGCTGGAGTGATAGTAAGCCTGGATTGGACAGGTGGAAACATGCTGCTAGCTAGCATTGCATACTTTGTGAACGACTGGAGGTGGCTGACCATAGCAGTTACCTCACCTCTTGTCTTGGCTGTCATTACCTGGTGGTACACAACCCATTTTACTTTGATGTTATGTGTTATACTTGGTTTGATGAGTTCAACGTTAAAACTTGTCCGGTGGTAAAACATGTAAAGGTAAAACTTGTTGAAATGTTTGTGGATGTAATGGTGAAGTCAGACCTTACTATTACTAAGGGTATATATATCTACTAAAAGGAAAGGTTTCTAACAACATAACATTATTGTTAGAGACCATCTGTTGGCCTTGCCTGGTGTCATCAGGGATCTGTGCCATTGCAGGTGGCTTCCAGAGTCTGCTAGGTGGCTCTTAGCGAATGGAGAAAAAGAAAAAGCCCATTTCTACCTGGAGAAATGTGCCAAGATGAACAACAGATCCAAGTGTATGGCTGAGATCACACCACAGGTACATTTAATGCTCACATATGTGGTATCATGTTAGGATAGCCTTAGTCTCAACAGGGCATCTTTCAATCACAAGTCCTGCTGAGACTAAGACtgtctgtcacgacttccaccgaagtctggttcctctccttgttcaggcagcggtcggcgtcgccggtcttctagccatcgtcaatccacttttcattttccatttgttttgtcttgttttcctacacacctggttttcatttccctcattaattgttatgtatttaaccctcttcccccccatgtctttgtggggtattgtttgttgtaagtgcttgtgcacatgttTACTGGTGCGCGATGGGTGTTGTGCCCATGTTTGTTATTCTTTATGCCGTTGGTTTTGCAATTAAACTGCTCCTGCTattacctagttctgctctcctgcgtgtGACTTCCTTGCCACCAGTTACGCACGCCTTACAGAATTCCCCATCTTGAAAATGGAGTCAGCGGGAGCAGGTGCCCCTAGTATAGGGGTTGAGGAGTGCATCCATGAGCAAGCAGCAATGATCCACCATCTCGGCACCGCCATGGACCGAGTCGTCCAAAACATAgatcgctgggagagacagggagttcatccagcgcctccaccagcacaaACAGGGCATCCACCACTCGCCTCCCCTTCACCCGGTCCCAGTGGGATTCGTCTCGCCCTTCCCGGGGAGTACGACGGGACGGCTGCACGCTGCCAGGGTTTCCTATTGCAGCTAGATCTCTACCGGGCAACCGCTCACCCGGCTCCTTCGGGCCGTGAGAGAGTGTCCACACTCGTCTTGTGCCTC
This genomic interval from Oncorhynchus keta strain PuntledgeMale-10-30-2019 chromosome 2, Oket_V2, whole genome shotgun sequence contains the following:
- the LOC118361617 gene encoding solute carrier family 22 member 7-like, which translates into the protein MKFDDVLSEINGFGKFQTMIVLIQSLSRMTLPCHFLLNNFIAAVPSHHCDLSALDDEGVFGNLTQEQRLTVSIPVQEDGTPSSCKMFPEPQFHLLSNSNDSDLATVPCQNGWVYDNSTFKSTLATEWDLVCDRKGMNKATATIFFIGVMCGAPLFGFLSDRFGRRAMLMVAYLATMVFAFTSAFSTSYVMFCIMRFFTGMTLSGISIISIVLSVEWFDIQHRTFAGVIVSLDWTGGNMLLASIAYFVNDWRWLTIAVTSPLVLAVITWWWLPESARWLLANGEKEKAHFYLEKCAKMNNRSKCMAEITPQTLTNAVRVKDEEKKYGFVDLVRTPNIRKLAICTGILWYGVAFTYYGISLNITGFGMNVYFTQFIYAAIELPGKIMVYYFLNKFGRKPGQVGTLLLTGTCVFINIFVPQGLWVFRTIVGLFGKGLSEASFTIMFLYTTELYPTVVRQNGVGYTSFVGRLGVSIAPLIALLDVVWELLPAVIYALVAVGTGLVALLLPETHNVRLPEFIEDIEKPRAELDGESGNPLKQADENRNGNGTVEVT